In a single window of the Arcobacter sp. CECT 8986 genome:
- a CDS encoding tyrosine-type recombinase/integrase produces the protein MIKTSYKGIFYKVLKSDNKRHYYGRYIDKEGKPKKVNLGTSLTIAVKKLDQLKKGNKPNDFNSKIYGDKLSKALSKTLFKTCYLEYLRVEFKKWSISEQKTKKSRFKNWILPKFGHMEIDKINYSDIQEYINQLDYKNTNGEIKCARKTQENIKSSIQSFFTFLKKEGLLKRDNPASHVTIKPYDNHVYMNLSVNQISTFYKNIIDIDTTELEVRKKRLMLILMIHGRRFGEVKNLEWGEINFLENEYLIPAHKSKDKKTHFHEMTDFLRKEFLELQVYRKVDDSYIFINPKTNKPYSDISKFFKSIKIASDIPVSFRCQDFRHVVGTFARKELGMPLEEIRDVLGHGSVKTTEIYSERKTENSKIVNNKLFELFDLFS, from the coding sequence ATGATTAAAACTAGCTATAAAGGAATTTTTTACAAGGTTTTAAAATCTGATAACAAAAGACATTATTATGGTAGATATATAGATAAAGAGGGAAAACCTAAAAAAGTTAATTTAGGTACTTCTTTAACTATTGCCGTTAAAAAATTAGACCAGTTAAAAAAAGGTAATAAACCAAATGATTTTAATTCTAAAATTTATGGTGATAAGTTATCTAAAGCATTGTCTAAAACATTATTTAAAACTTGTTATTTAGAGTATTTAAGAGTTGAATTTAAAAAGTGGAGTATTTCAGAACAAAAGACTAAAAAATCTAGATTTAAAAATTGGATTTTACCTAAATTTGGGCATATGGAAATTGATAAAATTAATTATAGTGATATTCAGGAGTATATTAATCAATTGGATTATAAAAATACAAATGGTGAGATTAAATGTGCTAGAAAAACACAAGAGAATATTAAAAGTTCTATTCAGTCTTTTTTTACTTTTTTGAAAAAAGAAGGTCTTTTAAAAAGAGATAACCCCGCTTCTCATGTTACTATTAAACCTTATGATAATCATGTTTATATGAATTTATCTGTTAATCAAATATCTACTTTTTATAAGAATATTATTGATATTGATACTACTGAATTAGAAGTTAGAAAAAAGAGACTTATGCTTATTCTTATGATACATGGTCGTAGATTTGGTGAAGTTAAAAATTTAGAGTGGGGTGAAATTAATTTTTTAGAAAATGAATATTTAATTCCTGCTCATAAAAGTAAAGATAAAAAAACTCATTTTCATGAAATGACTGATTTTCTTAGAAAAGAATTTTTAGAACTTCAAGTGTATAGAAAAGTTGATGATAGTTATATTTTTATTAATCCTAAAACTAATAAGCCTTATTCTGATATTTCAAAATTTTTTAAATCTATAAAGATTGCTTCAGATATTCCTGTTTCTTTTCGTTGTCAAGATTTTCGTCATGTAGTTGGTACTTTTGCAAGAAAAGAACTTGGTATGCCTTTAGAAGAAATAAGGGATGTTTTAGGACATGGAAGTGTTAAAACTACTGAGATTTACTCTGAAAGAAAAACAGAAAATTCAAAAATAGTTAATAATAAATTATTTGAATTGTTTGATTTATTTTCTTAA
- a CDS encoding helix-turn-helix domain-containing protein codes for MENIDNFQEIMDKFKKTLNIKSDSEIAEKLDISRQNYSDRKKRNSIPYEEIIKLCKKEKINIDNILNNKDYIYNNIRYKEELYKIIDKLNEKELEYYYHIIKAQIIKKEI; via the coding sequence ATGGAAAATATAGACAATTTTCAAGAAATAATGGACAAATTTAAAAAAACATTAAACATTAAAAGTGACTCAGAAATTGCCGAAAAATTGGACATTTCAAGACAAAACTATTCAGACAGAAAAAAAAGAAATAGTATCCCATATGAAGAAATTATAAAATTATGCAAAAAAGAAAAAATTAACATAGATAATATACTCAATAATAAAGATTATATTTACAATAATATTAGATATAAAGAAGAACTTTACAAAATAATTGATAAATTAAATGAAAAAGAATTAGAATATTATTATCATATAATAAAAGCCCAAATAATCAAAAAAGAGATATAA
- a CDS encoding efflux RND transporter periplasmic adaptor subunit: protein MKKLLFISTFIFIFILFNGCQEKQENTKFYGNVDVRTVSLGFRVGGKIQNVYFDEGDTVKKGQIIAKLDNSIYEQSLNNIKAQVLQQTANVNKLKKGYRQEDINKAKATLLQREVAMKKAKKDLQRNTILLNKNSISKQDYDDIKLVYDNAKALYLYAKSNYNLLKNGYEKEDVQAAIAQLQALKAQEELQKINLDDTILKAPTDGTILTRAYEIGSIVNASTPIIDMAKSDEHWIRSYMSEKYLGKIKPGMSAKIYTDSTKKVYKATVSFISVIAEFTPKNVQTEDLRTDLVYRFRLILNDYDDNIRQGMPVTIKFDNLKE from the coding sequence ATGAAAAAGTTACTATTTATATCTACATTTATTTTTATCTTTATATTATTTAATGGCTGTCAAGAAAAACAAGAAAATACAAAGTTTTATGGCAATGTTGACGTTAGAACTGTATCTTTAGGCTTTAGAGTTGGTGGAAAAATCCAAAATGTATATTTTGATGAAGGTGATACAGTAAAAAAAGGTCAAATAATTGCAAAATTAGATAATTCTATTTATGAGCAATCATTAAATAATATAAAAGCTCAAGTTCTACAACAAACTGCTAATGTAAATAAATTAAAAAAAGGTTACAGACAAGAAGATATAAATAAAGCAAAAGCTACTCTACTTCAAAGAGAAGTTGCTATGAAAAAAGCGAAAAAAGATTTACAAAGAAATACAATACTATTAAATAAAAATTCTATATCAAAACAAGATTATGATGATATAAAACTTGTTTATGATAATGCAAAAGCTTTATACTTATATGCAAAAAGCAACTACAATCTACTCAAAAATGGTTATGAAAAAGAAGATGTACAAGCTGCAATAGCTCAACTGCAAGCTTTAAAAGCACAAGAAGAACTTCAAAAAATCAATTTAGATGATACCATTTTAAAAGCACCAACAGACGGAACTATTCTTACAAGAGCATATGAAATTGGCTCTATTGTAAATGCTTCAACACCTATAATAGATATGGCAAAAAGTGATGAGCATTGGATAAGAAGTTATATGTCTGAAAAGTATTTAGGTAAAATTAAACCTGGAATGAGTGCAAAAATCTATACTGATAGTACAAAAAAAGTATATAAAGCAACTGTTAGCTTCATTTCAGTAATTGCAGAGTTTACTCCTAAAAATGTACAAACAGAGGATTTAAGAACAGATTTAGTATATAGATTTAGACTTATTTTAAATGATTATGATGATAACATTAGACAAGGTATGCCTGTAACTATAAAATTTGATAACTTAAAAGAGTAA